A region from the Sphingobacteriales bacterium genome encodes:
- a CDS encoding 50S ribosomal protein L30 — MAKIKITQVKSTIDRSQRQKDTIKALGIQKVNRSVEKE; from the coding sequence ATGGCTAAGATAAAAATTACGCAGGTAAAGAGTACCATCGACAGGAGTCAACGACAAAAAGATACCATCAAGGCATTAGGTATTCAGAAGGTAAACAGAAGCGTTGAGAAAGAG